From Triticum aestivum cultivar Chinese Spring chromosome 4A, IWGSC CS RefSeq v2.1, whole genome shotgun sequence, a single genomic window includes:
- the LOC123083708 gene encoding putative ripening-related protein 4: protein MANGKLLAVLALFQVLSLLLHVHGVSGAISLTHKHAKRPGAGGGGGKCHISGFLQGKAGKCNPEHGSDCCASGHRYPQFKCSPPVSAKTPAILTLNSFAAGGDGGGKSFCDNKFHPDSARVVALSSGWLRLDGTRRCNKMIRINGNGRSVLAKVVDECDSVNGCDAEHNFEPPCPNNAVDGSPAVWKALGLKESIGEFKVTWSDV from the coding sequence ATGGCTAACGGGAAGCTGCTGGCCGTGCTTGCTCTCTTCCAGGTCCTGTCGCTCCTCCTCCACGTCCATGGCGTCTCCGGGGCCATCAGCCTCACGCACAAGCATGCAAAGCGGCCcggcgccggcgggggcggcggtaaATGCCACATCAGCGGCTTCCTCCAGGGTAAGGCCGGCAAGTGCAACCCGGAGCACGGCTCCGACTGCTGCGCCTCCGGCCACCGCTACCCGCAGTTCAAGTGCTCGCCCCCGGTGTCCGCGAAGACGCCGGCGATCCTCACGCTGAACAGCTTCGCGGCCGGAGGAGACGGGGGAGGCAAGTCCTTCTGCGACAACAAGTTCCACCCGGACAGCGCGCGGGTGGTGGCGTTGTCCTCGGGGTGGCTGCGCCTGGACGGCACGCGCAGGTGCAACAAGATGATCCGCATCAACGGAAACGGGCGGTCAGTGCTGGCCAAGGTGGTGGACGAGTGCGACTCAGTGAACGGGTGCGACGCGGAGCACAACTTCGAGCCCCCGTGCCCGAACAACGCCGTGGACGGGTCACCGGCGGTCTGGAAGGCGCTGGGGCTCAAGGAGTCGATTGGGGAGTTCAAGGTCACCTGGTCTGACGTCTGA
- the LOC123081653 gene encoding monooxygenase 2-like, with amino-acid sequence MEQQKQDAAEDVVIVGAGLAGVGVALGLHRKGVRSVVLESSPALRTSGFAFMTWTNAFRALDALGVGDKMRSHHLQVQGVRVMSPTTGQVVRELDLRVQGKLGPHEARCVQRNVLLQALEEELPAGTIRYNSRIVSIDDDKEKDGGGDAKILHLADGSTLRAKVLIGCDGINSVVARWLGLAKPLDSGRRATRGHAKYSDGHGFQPKFMQLSGNGFRAGLVPCGDTDVYWFLTWSPSCPDGKEDVDQSPAEMKQFVLAKLRSIMAPDEVLDAVERSEMNDVLVAPLRYRPPLSLLFGSISKGNVCVAGDALHPTTPDLAQGACIALEDAVVLARCLGDAMDGDETIEAALRRYAGIRRWRSAQVIAASYMVGRVQQSEHAVVRFARDRLLSGVLAKGLLMMPDYDCGTL; translated from the exons ATGGAGCAGCAGAAGCAGGACGCCGCCGAGGACGTGGTCATTGTCGGCGCCGGCCTCGCCGGTGTCGGCGTCGCCCTGGGACTCCACAG GAAGGGCGTGCGGAGCGTGGTGCTGGAGTCGTCGCCGGCGCTCCGGACGTCCGGCTTCGCGTTCATGACATGGACCAACGCCTTCCGCGCGCTTGACGCCCTCGGCGTCGGCGACAAGATGAGGAGCCACCACCTGCAGGTGCAGGG GGTGCGTGTCATGTCTCCGACTACCGGGCAAGTGGTGCGAGAGCTGGATCTCCGGGTGCAAGGAAAACT GGGACCCCACGAAGCCCGGTGCGTGCAGCGGAACGTGCTGCTCCAGGCGCTGGAGGAAGAGCTTCCGGCAGGCACCATCCGCTACAACTCCAGGATCGTCTCCATCGACGACGACAAAGAAAaagacggcggcggcgatgccaAGATCCTGCATCTCGCCGACGGCTCGACGCTCCGAGCAAAGGTGCTGATCGGCTGCGACGGGATCAACTCGGTGGTGGCCAGATGGCTGGGGCTCGCCAAGCCGCTCGACTCCGGGCGCAGGGCCACGCGGGGGCACGCCAAGTACTCCGACGGCCACGGGTTCCAGCCCAAGTTCATGCAGTTGAGCGGCAACGGCTTCCGTGCCGGCCTGGTGCCCTGCGGCGACACGGACGTGTACTGGTTCCTGACGTGGTCACCTTCCTGTCCGGACGGCAAGGAGGACGTCGACCAGAGCCCGGCGGAGATGAAGCAGTTCGTCCTGGCCAAGCTGCGGAGCATCATGGCACCAGACGAGGTTCTGGATGCGGTCGAGAGGAGCGAGATGAACGACGTCCTCGTGGCGCCGCTGCGGTACCGCCCGCCGCTGTCGCTCCTGTTCGGGAGCATCAGCAAGGGGAACGTGTGCGTCGCCGGCGACGCGCTCCACCCCACGACGCCGGACCTGGCGCAGGGCGCGTGCATCGCGCTGGAGGACGCGGTCGTCCTCGCGCGGTGCCTCGGCGACGCGATGGACGGAGATGAGACGATCGAGGCGGCTCTGCGCCGGTACGCCGGGATCCGGCGGTGGAGGAGCGCGCAGGTGATTGCGGCGTCCTACATGGTGGGGCGTGTGCAGCAGAGCGAGCACGCCGTGGTGAGATTTGCGCGCGACAGGCTGCTGTCAGGGGTGCTCGCCAAGGGGCTCCTCATGATGCCCGACTACGACTGTGGCACGCTTTGA